The Variovorax sp. S12S4 genome includes the window TGCCGAAGAGCTGGATCTCGCTGCCGTCGGAATTCGAAAGGCCGCGGTTGGCCGTGGCATGGGTCGTGTAGCCCTGCGGCGAGACGGAGCGCACGCGCACGTCGTCAACCTCGGTGGTGTCGGTGTCGGGGTAGTGCCGGCCTTCCTTGCCGTGCAGTTCGCTGCGCAAGTCGCCGTTGGGCAGGTAGTTCTTTATGACGAAGCCGCGCATGAAATAGTCGGGCTCGTGCGTGGGCGCGGCCTTGACGGTGGGCTCGAGCAGCTTGGGCGCGTTGCGCACCAGCCAGTAGGTGCCGAGCGCCACGGCCGCCGTCAGGATGATGGGCAGGTAGATGGTGGCGCGGTCGACCGCGTTGCGCAGCAGGTTCCAGGCGCGGCTCATTGCGTGGGACCCCGTGCCGCGTCGAGCAGGCGCCTGTACTGGCCGCAGGCCGTCAGCAGCACATCGCAGAACTCGCGCGCCGCGCCTTCGCCGCCGCGCGCCCGGGTAACGTAGTTGACGGCATCGCGCACTTCCACATGCGCGTTGGCGGGCGCCGCCGCGAATCCGACGCGCGCCAGTACCGGCAGGTCGGGCCAGTCGTCGCCGATGGCGGCGGCCTGGTGCCAGCCGAAGCCCAACTGTTCGAGCATGGCCTCGGCCGCAGGCAGCTTGTCTTCGGTGCCGTAGCGCACGTGCTGGATGCCGAGTGCCTCGAGCCGCACGCGCAGCGGCTTGGAGTCGCGCCCGGTAATCACCGCCGGCGTGATGCCCGCCAGGCGAAGCAGCTTGAGCCCGTAGCCGTCGAGAATGCTGAAGCGCTTAAGGGTTTCGCCGTGCTCGGTGAAGTACACGCCGCCGTCGGTCAGCACACCGTCGATGTCGAAGAAGGCCACCCGCACATCCTGCGCGGCCAGCAAGGTTTCGGCCTGGAAGTCGAGCGGCATCAGATGACCTTCGCGCGCATCAGGTCGTTGATGCTGAGCGCGCCGATCAAAAGCCCCGCGGGGTCGACGATGAGCACGCTGGTGATGCGGTGTTCTTCCATCAGCTCGGCCGCCTCGACCGCCAGCGCATCGGCGCGCAGCGTGCGCGGGCCGGGGTGCATCACGTCGGCGGCGGTCAGGCCGCGCAGGTCGCCGCCGGTCTCCACCTGCCGGCGCAAGTCGCCGTCGGTGAAGATGCCGATGGCCCGGCCGTCGGCGTCGACCACCGCCGTGGCGCCCAGGCCCTTGGAGCTCATCTCGCGCATCAGTTCGCTGAGCGTTGCGGTGGGTGCCACGCGCGGCACGTCGTCGCCCGAGCGCATCACGTCGCTCACATGGGTGAGCAGCTTGCGGCCCAACGCGCCGCCGGGGTGCGAGCGCGCGAAGTCTTCAGAGCCGAAGCCGCGCGCGTCGAGCAGCGCGACCGCCAGCGCGTCGCCCATCGCCATCTGGGCGGTGGTGCTTGCGGTGGGAGCGAGGTTGAGCGGGCAGGCCTCCTTGGCAACGCCCGCATCGATCACGATGTCGGCATGGCGCGCCAGGGTGGAATCGAGGCGGCCGGTCATCGCGATGAGGGGCACGCCCTGGCGCTTGACCACCGGCAGGATCACGGTGAGCTCGTCGACCTCCCCGCTATTGGAGATGGCCAGCACCAGGTCGACCGACTTGATCATGCCGAGATCGCCGTGGCTGGCCTCGGCCGGGTGGACGAACATGGCCGGCGTGCCGGTGGAGGCCAGGGTGGCGGCGATCTTGCGGCCGACGTGGCCGCTCTTGCCCATGCCCATCACGACCACGCGGCCGCGCACCTCGAGGACCTTGCGCACGGCTTCGACGAAGCTCGGGCCCACGCGCGACTTGAGACCGAGTACGGCATCGGACTCGATGTCGAAGGTGGCGCGGGCTCGCGCGAGTATCGCGTCGGCGTCGACCACGGGGGGCAGGGGAGCTGAACTCATCGCCGGATTTTACGGGGCGGCCGGCATCCGCCGTCATCGGGTGAAAGCGGTGCGCGCGGGGCATGGACATTGCTCTAGCATCCAGCCATGTCTTCGTTCGATCTCACGCTGTTGTATTTGCTTGCCGCGGTCATCGGCGTGGTGGTCTGCCGCTCGCTGAAGCTGCCGCCGATGCTCGGTTATCTGTCGGCCGGCGTGCTGATCGGCCCTCATGCGTTGGCATTGGCGCAGAACTCCGAGGCCATCCGCCACCTGGGCGAATTCGGCGTGGTGTTCCTGATGTTCGTCATCGGGCTGGAGTTCAGCCTGCCCAAGCTGCGCGCCATGCGCAAGCATGTGTTCGGCCTCGGCTTGCTGCAGGTGTTGCTGACGATGACCCTCGCCACGGCCGGCGCGCTCTTGATCGCCTCGCAGCTGCCACCGGCCTGGCGGCTCGGCTGGCAGACGGCGCTGGCCCTCTCGGGCGCGCTCACCATGAGCAGCACCGCCATCGTGGTCAAGCTGATGGCCGAGCGGCTCGAGCTCGAAAGCGAGCACGGCAAGCGGGTGATGGGCGTGCTGCTGTTCCAGGACTTGGCCGTGGTGCCGCTGCTGGTGCTCATTCCCGCGCTGGGCGCGCCGCCCGAAGCGCTGGCCAAGGCGATCGGCTTCGCGACGGTGAAGGCCATCCTGCTGATCGGTGTGCTGCTCTATGGCGGGCCGCGCATCATGCGCTGGTGGCTCACGCTGGTGGCGCGGCGGCGCAGCGAGGAGCTGTTCATCCTGAACGTGCTGTTGATCACGCTCGGGCTGGCCTGGCTGACGGAACTGGCCGGCCTGAGCCTGGCGCTGGGCGCCTTCATCGCCGGCATGCTGGTTTCGGAGACCGAATACAAGCACCAGGTCGAAACCGACATCCGCCCGTTCCACGACGTGCTGCTGGGGCTCTTCTTCATCACGGTGGGCATGTCGCTCGACTGGCACATCGTGGTGGACCGCTGGGCGCTGGTGGGTGTGCTGCTGCTGATACCGCTGGCGTTCAAGCTGGTTCTGGTGACGGTGCTGGCGCGGGTGCTGGGGGCAACTTCGGGCGTGTCGCTGCGCACCGGCCTCTACCTGGCGCAGGCGGGCGAATTCGGCTTCGTGCTGCTGACGCTTGCGCAGGAGCGCAGCCTGCTGCCGCCGTGGCTCGCCCACCCGGTGCTGGCCTCGATGGTGCTGTCGATGCTGGCCACGCCGTTCATCGTGATGTACACCAACGCCATCGTGCGCAAGCTGGTGGCGAGCGACTGGCTCCAGCAATCGCTGCAGATGACGTCCATCGCGCGCAAGACCATCAACACCGCGAAGCACGTGATCATCTGCGGCTACGGGCGCTGCGGCCAGAACCTGGCACGCATCCTGGAGCGCGAAGGCATTCCCTACATGGCGCTGGACCTGGACCCCGACCGCGTGCGGCAGGCCGCTGCAGCCGGCGATTCGGTGGTGTTCGGCGACGCGGCGCGGCTGCAGGCGCTGATGGCGGCCGGCCTGGCCCGCGCCAGCGCCGTGGTCGTCACCTACCTCGACGTGCCCGGCGCCATGAAGGTGCTCGCCAATACCCGCGCCCACGCACCGCAGGTGCCGGTGATCGTGCGCACCCAGGACGACCACGACCTGGAGAAGCTGCAGGCCGCCGGCGCCACCGAGGTGGTGCCCGAAGCCATCGAGGGTTCTCTGATGCTCGCGAGCCACGCGCTGGCCCTGGTCGGCGTGCCGATGCGGCGCGTGATCCGCGTGGTGCAGGACCAGCGCGATGCGCGCTACAACCTGCTGCGCGGCTACTTTCATGGGGCCGACGACGACAACGCCGACGAACTCGACCATGAGCGGCTCAACACCTTCACGCTCACGCCCGGTGCGCGCGCGGTCGGCCAGACGCTGGCGCGGATGGCGCTTGAAACACTGGGTGTACGCGTTGCCGGCCTGCGCCGACATGACGGCCAGCCGCAGGAGCCCACCGACGACACGGTGCTGACGGACGGCGACACGCTGGTGCTGTCGGGCAAACCCGCCGCATTGGCCGTCGCCATCGAGCGGCTGCAAAAGGGCTGAGAGAAACGCGCCGACAGGGGCGGCCGCAGCCTTCGGAACCCGCTCAGTTCACCAGCGTGGGATTGCGCTTTTCTTCTTCGATCCGCTGCTGACGGCGCACCGCCTCGCATTGCGCGTGCGGCTTGAATTCGGCCTTGAGGCACTGCGCAGCCATGCACTGCGCCTTCGCGATGAAATTGCGGTCGCCGCAGATGGATTGCGGATCTGACGGTCCCGCCGCTGCGGGCTGCGGCGCGGGCGCGGCGGCCACTGCCGGCGCGGGCTCGGGCGCGCCCGGCTGCGACGGTGCCGCTGGCGCGGGCTTGCGGGACTTGGCCGCGGCGGATGGCGGCTTCGGGGTTGCGATGGCCGGCGTGGCCGGGGCTGCGGCGGCAAGTGCCGCATCTGCCGCAGCCGGGGGCTCGGTGGGCGGCAAGGCGAGCGGTGCCGCCTCGGAAGCTGGCGATGCAGGAGCAGGCGCCACGGCAGCCGCGGCAACAGGCACCGGGGGCGACGCTGCTTCGGCCTGTTCGTCCGGCGTGCCTTTTCCGTAGCCGTACCAGCCGGCGACGATCATGAGCAGCCCCACGGCCAGCAGCACCAGCCAAAGCAGGATGCCGCGCATGCGCGGTGGCTTGTTGCGCACTTCCGCGCCGGCAGGGCGCGGCGTCCGAGGCCTCGAAGCCTTCTTGGCCCGGGGCTCGCGCGGCGGCGAAGGCGGCCGCCTGGAGCGGCCCGCGCCGACGATGACGGTCTTCTCATCGGCCAGCGATCCGGCATGCGCGTAGGCCGCCTGAGAAGCGATCGGCAAGCTGCCGTCGAAAAGCCCGCCGGGAATGGTGGGTGCGCGCAACTGCGCGGGCGCCGTGGCGGCCCATTCGCGCTCCGACCGGCTTTCAGGGCCTGGTGGCGGCGCCATCGGCGCCGGTGCCGCAGGCGCCAGCTTTCCGCCGCAACTCCTGCAGAAATTCGCGCCCTCGCGGTTCTCCGCGCTGCACACCAGACAGATCAAGGCCATGACGACTGACTTCTAGGAAAACGATTTCAAAAACTGGCTTGAAGAGCCGTCTGGGCCTGAATTGCGGAACCGACCCGATGGAGGTTCAGGTCACCGCGACGCGCTTGGACCGATGCCCCATGCGCTTGGCGATCACCGCGCCGAGCCCCATGGCAATTTCGAGGGCGAGGTTGGGTTGCCGGTTGGACATTTCCGCAAAGCGGATGGCCGTGAGGCGCCACACGCGGCCGGCGCCGGTCACCACCACGTTGGCCGAATGCGGCTCGCGCGAGAAGAACGAGCCTTCGCCCACCACCGATCCCGGCATGAGCACGGCCAGCTTCATCTGTTCCTTGCTGCTGACGCGATGCACGCTGATGGCGCCGCCTTCGAGGAAATACACCGAGCGGTCGTGGGTGCCTTGTTCGATGAGAACGTCGCCAACGCCGGTATCGATGGGCTGCAGATAGCCCGCCAGCGTTTCCCACTGCTGTACGTTGAGCGTCAACGCAAAGGCGTCGTTGCTGTTGTTGTCCGCGATGGCGCGGCTCAGGTTCTGGATGGACATGCTTTTCTCAACCCCCGCATCTGTGCCGAAGTATCCGCGAAGGCCGCGGGTTTCGGCTACAACTCTTTACGTTTTTCGTTGCGGCTGTCGCTATTTGCCGATGCAGAAGCGCGAAAAGATGACCCCCAGCAGGTCGTCCGCGCCGAATTCGCCGGTGATTTCGTTCAGTGCGTTCTGCGCGAGGCGCAACTCTTCGGCCAGCAGATCGAGCAGTTGGGCTTGTGCAGCCAAGTGGCTTGCAGCCAACTCCAAGTGGGTTTGGACGCGGCCCAGCGCCTGCACATGGCGCGCGCGAGCGAGGTAGACGCCCTCGGGCACCGACTGCCAACCCGCCATGGCAAGCAGTTGTTCGCGCAGCGCTTCGATGCCGAGGCCGGTCTTGGCGGAAAGGGCAATGCCCTGGGCCGGCGCAGGTATGGCGGTTGTGGGCGCGGCGTCCTGCTTGTTCCACACATCGAGCACCGGCACGCTCGCGGGCAGCTTCTGCCGCAGGCCGCGCAGGATCTCCGCGTCGGCGGCGGCGTAGTCGGCGTGGCTAGAGCGCGTCAGGTCGTGCAGGAAGAGCACGGCGTCGGCGCTCTCGATCTGGCCCCACGCGCGCGCAACGCCGATCTGCTCGACTTCGTCGCTGCTCTCGCGCAGGCCCGCGGTGTCGGCCACATGCAGCGGCACCCCATGGATCTGGATCGTTTGCGAGACCACGTCGCGCGTCGTGCCTGCCACCGCGCTCACGATGGCCAGTTCGGCACCGGCGAGTGCATTGAGCAGCGAACTTTTGCCTGCATTGGGCTGGCCTGCAATCACGACCTTGATGCCTTCGCGCAGCAGCGCCCCTTGCTTCGCGCGCTGCTGCACCGCCGCAAGTTGCGCCTGCAATCTCACCAGCTGCCCGGCCGCATCGGCCTTTTGAAGAAAGTCGATTTCCTCTTCCGGAAAGTCGAGCGTCGCCTCGACCAGCATGCGCAGGTGGATCAACGCATCGCGCAGCGTATGGATCTCGCGCGAGAAGGCGCCCGAGAGCGAACGGCCGGCGCTGCGCGCGGCCGCCTCGGTGCTGGCGTCGATCAGGTCTGCAATGGCCTCGGCCTGGGCCAGGTCGATCTTGCCGTTGAGAAAGGCGCGCTGGCTGAACTCGCCCGGCTCGGCCACGCGCAGGCCGGGCAGCCGCGGCCGGCCAGTAACCGCGTCGGGCTCGGCGGCGGCTTCGAGGCAGCGCGCCAGCAACAGTTGCAGCACCACCGTTCCGCCGTGCGCCTGCAGTTCGAGCACGTCTTCGCCGGTGAACGAATGCGGCGAGGGAAAGTGGATGGCCAGGCCATGGTCGACCGGCTCGCCGGCCGCATCGCGGAAGGGCAGGTAGGTGGCTTCGCGTGGCTTGAGCGGCCGGCCGCAAAGCGCTTCGATCAGCGGCGCGAGCCGGGCGCCCGAAACGCGCACGATGCCCACCGCCCCGCGCCCCGAGGCGGTGGCTATGGCGACGATGGGATCGGTAGTGCGGGCGAATGTCATGGAAGCGCGATTCTTTCAGCAAAAAGGCAAAGGGCCGCGAATGCGGCCCTTTGCGGGAGTGGCGGAAGCCGCTGCGGCTTACTTGCCGAGCACGCCCAGCCGCTTGTTGATGAACCACTGCTGCGCGATCGACAGCACGTTGTTGGTGATCCAGTACAGCACCAGGCCGGCCGGGAAGAAGATGAACATCACGCTGAACGCGAGCGGCATGATCCACATCAGCTTGGCCTGCATCGGGTCCGGCGGCGTCGGGTTGAGCCAGGTCTGGAACAACGAGGTCAGCGTCATCACGATCGGCAGGATGTACCAGGGATCGGGTGCCGAGAGGTCGGTGATCCAGCCGATCCACGGCGCATGGCGCATTTCGACCGACGACAGCAGCACCCAGTAGAGCGCGATGAACACCGGGATCTGGATCAGGATCGGGAAGCAGCCGCCCATCGGGTTGACCTTCTCGGTCTTGTAGATGCGCATCATCTCCTGCTGCATTTCCTGCGGCTTGTCCTTCAGCCGCTCGCGCATTTCCATGATCTTGGGGTTGATGGCCTTCATCTTGGCCATGCTGGCGTAGGCCTTGGCGTTGAGCCAGTAGAAGGCCGCCTTCAGCAGCACCACCAGCGCCACGATGGCCCAGCCCCAGTTGCCCAGGATGCCGTGCAGCTGGTTCAGCAGCCAGTACAGCGGCTTGGAAATGATCGCGAAGATGCCGTAGTCCTTGACCAGGTCGAGGCCCGGTGCAATGGCTTCGAGCTTCTTTTCTTCTTCGGGGCCGGCGAACAGCGCGCTGTTGACCACCAGGGTCTGGCCCGGGGCGATCTTCGGCAGCGTGGCCACCATGGCGACGGTGAAGAGATTGTCGCCCAGGTCCTTCACGCGGAATTCGCGCCGGAGCTGTTCGCTGGCCGGGTCGCCCTTGAGGAGCCACGCCGACACGAAGTAATGCTGCACCATTGCAATCCAGCCGTCGTTGGCGGGCGGCGGCGGCTCGACCTTGCCCTTGGCAATGTCCTTGAAGTCGAGCTTGTGGAACTTCTTTTCGTTGGTGTAGGCCGCCGGACCGGTGAAGGTGTTGGTGCCGAACATCGTGCCCGCTGCCACCGTGCCGTGGCGCAGCAGCTGCATGTAGAGCTGCGCGTCGCGCGGCTGGTCGCTCACATTGACCACTTCATGGCGCACGCCGACGGTGTATTCGCCGCGCTTGAAGACATAGGTCTTGACGTACTTGAGGCCGCCCGAGGGGGCGCTTTCGAAGCTCACTTCGAGCGTGTTCTGGCCCTCGGCCATTTCGCGCGGACCGGCCTTCGGCGTCATGGGCGTCAGGTGGTTGGGAAAGGCTTCCCCGGTCTGGCTCAGCAGGCCGGTTTGCGCCACGTAGCGCGTGGCGGGCGAGTCGTTCTCGAACAGCACCACGTGCTTGGTGCGATCGGCTTCGTCGAACTTGAGCAGTTCGAGATAGTTGACCGTGGCGCCTTCGCTGTCGATCACCGCCTTGAAGAGGTCGGTGGTCACGTTGACGCGCTCACGCGGCGCGGCGGGCGCAGCCTGCGTGGGCACGGCGGCGGCGCTGCCACCGGCCGTGGATGCGCTCGGTACGCCGTTGCTGGCCGCCGGCGTGCTGCCCGCCGGGGCAGAGGCCACGGCAGCTGGCTTGGTCGACGGCAGGAAAGTCGGCTTGTTGCCGTTGAAGACCTGCCATTGGTCCCACAGCAGCACCAGCGAGAAACCAAAAATCACCCACAGGATCGTGCGGCGTATATCGTTCATGACGAAGACTTCTTGTCGGAGGAAAGGAGAGACGAAAACAGCGAGCCTGACTTGTCAGTGCGACACTGTGATGCCGGTGGAACCGGATCGTGCCCGCCCTGGCACCAGGGCTGGCAGCGCACGATGCGGTGCAGGGTGAGGTAGCTGCCCTTGAGAGCGCCGTGGACTTCCAGCGCCTCGATCGAATAGACGGAGCAGGTCGGCTCGAAGCGGCATGACTGCCCGAGCCACGGGCTCAGCAACAGGCGGTAGCCCTTCACAAGGCCGATCAGCAGGCGCTTCATGACGAGGATGCAGGGCCGCGCGCGGCCCGCGCCAGCAGTTGCTGGAGCTCGGCGCGCACCGCAGCCTTGAGCTTGTCGGAGCTGGCGCTCACGAATTCCTTGCGGTCGAACGCCGCGCGCAGCCGCACCACGTGCGCCGCACGAGGCAGGCCGACGTCGGGCGCGGCGCTCACGGTATAGATCTGTCGCTTGATGGCGTTGCGCGTGACGGCGCGGCGCGCCCAGCGCTTGGGCACCATGGCGCCCAGCCAGACATCGTCGGACGCGAACAAGGGCTGCGCGCTCGACGTTGAATCGAGTGCGCAGCGATGCAATGCGAAATGAGCAGTGCGCGCCACGGTGGCACCTGCGAGGACGGCCTGGAATTGCGCGCGGGTCTTGAGCCGCTGCATGGAAGCCGGGCCAGACACGCCAGAAACGCTGGCTGGGAAAGCTGGCGCTGGCGGGTCGGCGGCTGGCAACGGCAGAGGAACTGCCGTCAGACGGCCAGGCGCTTGCGGCCCTTGGCGCGGCGTGCGTTGATGACGGCACGGCCGCCACGGGTCTTCATGCGGACCAGAAAGCCGTGGGTACGGGCGCGGCGGACTTTGGAAGCTTGGTAAGTGCGTTTCATGATGAGATTTCCTGCTGATTCCCCCGATATCCACCGAGCCCGACGAAGCCTGGAAAGGCTGTATCGGGCAGGCGGGCGCTGGGAGCGTTTTTCGGATGACCCCCGAAAGACGCAATGAGGTTTTCAGGGAAACCCGCAATTATCGCAAACATTCGGCCCAACACCAAACATCGAGTAACTTTGCGGGCCTTTGCATGGTGCCCGGGGGGATGTGGATAAGGTTTTGACAAGTTAGAATGCGGGCCGCCTTGCAGCAGAGAATATCCACAATACATATACCAAAAAATGGACGAGGGACGCACCACTTTTTCAAGCACCCATGTCGACTGACGGCATCGGTGAAAGCCTCTGGCAGGCCTGTGTCGACCAGCTCGCGCAGGAGCTGTCCGAGCAGCAATTCAATACCTGGATCAAACCCCTGACGGCGCAGGTCACCGACGACCTTTCGCGCATGACGGTGTTCGTTGCCAACCGCTTCAAGCTCGACTGGATCCGCGCCCAGTACGCCGGCAAGATTGCCGCCATGGCCGAGAAGATGTACGGCCAGCCGGTGGCAGTTGAGTTAGCGCTTGCTCCGCGTGAAGCACCCGTGCGCTCTGCGCCCATTGCCGTCATGGCAGAAACCGACGTGCCGCGCGACATGGCCGGCCCGGGCGAGGAGCCGGCCGCGGCCGGCTTCAAGAACCGGCTGAATTCGGGCCTGACTTTCGACACCCTGGTGGAGGGCACGGCCAACCGCATGGCGCGCGCCGCGGCCATGCACGTGGCCGGCATGCCGGGCCATCTGTACAACCCGCTGTTCATCTATGGCGGCGTCGGCCTGGGCAAGACCCACCTGATGCATGCTGTGGGTAACCGGCTGCTCGCCGACCGGCCCGATTCCAAAGTTCTCTACATCCATGCCGAGCAGTTCGTATCGGATGTGGTCAAGGCCTATCAGCGCAAGACCTTCGACGAGTTCAAGGAGCGCTACCACTCGCTCGATCTGCTCCTGATCGACGATGTGCAGTTCTTCGCCAACAAGGACCGCACGCAGGAAGAATTCTTCAATGCGTTCGAAGCCCTGCTGGCCAAGAAGTCGCACATCGTGATGACCAGCGACACCTATCCGAAGGGCCTCGCCGACATCCACGAGCGGCTGGTTTCGCGCTTCGATTCGGGCCTCACGGTCGCCATCGAGCCGCCCGAACTCGAAATGCGCGTGGCCATCCTGATCAACAAGGCGCGCGCCGAATCGGCTGAAATGCCGGAAGAAGTGGCCTTCTTTGTCGCCAAGAACGTGCGCTCCAACGTGCGCGAGCTCGAAGGCGCGCTGCGCAAGATCCTGGCTTACTCGCGCTTCAACCAGAAGGAAATCTCGATTGCCCTGGCGCGCGAGGCGCTGCGCGACTTGCTGTCGATCCAGAATCGGCAGATCTCGGTCGAAAATATCCAGAAGACGGTGGCCGACTACTACAAGATCAAGGTCGCCGACATGTACAGCAAGAAACGCCCGGCCAGCATTGCGCGGCCGCGGCAGATCGCGATGTACCTGGCCAAGGAACTCACCCAGAAGAGCCTGCCGGAAATCGGCGAGCTCTTCGGCGGGCGCGATCACACAACGGTGCTGCATGCGGTGCGCAAGATCTCGGGCGAGCGCCAGCAGCTCACTGAACTGAACCAGCAACTCCACGTGCTCGAACAAACGCTCAAGGGCTGACCCCGGATGTCATCAAGAAAGCCACCCGCAACAGCGGAGAATGGCGTCTTACAAGCGGATTCAAAGAGATAAGAGAAGAGGAAGAAGACATGATCGTTTTGAAGGCAACCCAAGACAAAGTCCTCGCCGCGCTGCAATCGGTGGCGGGCATCGTGGAGCGGCGCCATACCCTGCCTATCCTGGCCAACGTGCTGATCCGCAAGACCGGCGGCCAGCTGCAGCTCACAACCAGCGACCTCGAAATCCAGATCCGCACCACGGCCGAGCTCGGCGGCGATGAAGGCAACTTCACCACCACCATCGGCGCGCGCAAGCTCATCGACATCCTGCGCACCATGCCGGCCGACCAGACCGTGAGCCTCGAGTCGAGCGCGAGCAAGCTGGTGCTCAAGGGCGGCAAGAGCCGCTTCACGCTGCAGTCGCTGCCGGCCGAAGACTTTCCGCTGGTGCAGGAAGCCGCCAATTTCGGTCCTGTGTTCAGCGTGCCGCAAAAGACGCTGAAGGACCTGCTCTCGCAGGTCTCGTTCGCCATGGCCGTGCACGACATCCGCTACTACCTCAACGGCATCCTGTTCGTGGCCGAAGGCAAGCAGCTGAGCCTGGTGGCCACCGACGGCCATCGCCTGGCGTTTTCGTCGGCCACGCTCGACGTCGAGGTGCCGCGCCAGGAAGTCATTCTTCCGCGCAAGACCGTGCTCGAAATGC containing:
- a CDS encoding monovalent cation:proton antiporter family protein; translation: MSSFDLTLLYLLAAVIGVVVCRSLKLPPMLGYLSAGVLIGPHALALAQNSEAIRHLGEFGVVFLMFVIGLEFSLPKLRAMRKHVFGLGLLQVLLTMTLATAGALLIASQLPPAWRLGWQTALALSGALTMSSTAIVVKLMAERLELESEHGKRVMGVLLFQDLAVVPLLVLIPALGAPPEALAKAIGFATVKAILLIGVLLYGGPRIMRWWLTLVARRRSEELFILNVLLITLGLAWLTELAGLSLALGAFIAGMLVSETEYKHQVETDIRPFHDVLLGLFFITVGMSLDWHIVVDRWALVGVLLLIPLAFKLVLVTVLARVLGATSGVSLRTGLYLAQAGEFGFVLLTLAQERSLLPPWLAHPVLASMVLSMLATPFIVMYTNAIVRKLVASDWLQQSLQMTSIARKTINTAKHVIICGYGRCGQNLARILEREGIPYMALDLDPDRVRQAAAAGDSVVFGDAARLQALMAAGLARASAVVVTYLDVPGAMKVLANTRAHAPQVPVIVRTQDDHDLEKLQAAGATEVVPEAIEGSLMLASHALALVGVPMRRVIRVVQDQRDARYNLLRGYFHGADDDNADELDHERLNTFTLTPGARAVGQTLARMALETLGVRVAGLRRHDGQPQEPTDDTVLTDGDTLVLSGKPAALAVAIERLQKG
- the mnmE gene encoding tRNA uridine-5-carboxymethylaminomethyl(34) synthesis GTPase MnmE, which translates into the protein MTFARTTDPIVAIATASGRGAVGIVRVSGARLAPLIEALCGRPLKPREATYLPFRDAAGEPVDHGLAIHFPSPHSFTGEDVLELQAHGGTVVLQLLLARCLEAAAEPDAVTGRPRLPGLRVAEPGEFSQRAFLNGKIDLAQAEAIADLIDASTEAAARSAGRSLSGAFSREIHTLRDALIHLRMLVEATLDFPEEEIDFLQKADAAGQLVRLQAQLAAVQQRAKQGALLREGIKVVIAGQPNAGKSSLLNALAGAELAIVSAVAGTTRDVVSQTIQIHGVPLHVADTAGLRESSDEVEQIGVARAWGQIESADAVLFLHDLTRSSHADYAAADAEILRGLRQKLPASVPVLDVWNKQDAAPTTAIPAPAQGIALSAKTGLGIEALREQLLAMAGWQSVPEGVYLARARHVQALGRVQTHLELAASHLAAQAQLLDLLAEELRLAQNALNEITGEFGADDLLGVIFSRFCIGK
- a CDS encoding Crp/Fnr family transcriptional regulator — translated: MSIQNLSRAIADNNSNDAFALTLNVQQWETLAGYLQPIDTGVGDVLIEQGTHDRSVYFLEGGAISVHRVSSKEQMKLAVLMPGSVVGEGSFFSREPHSANVVVTGAGRVWRLTAIRFAEMSNRQPNLALEIAMGLGAVIAKRMGHRSKRVAVT
- the lptC gene encoding LPS export ABC transporter periplasmic protein LptC, which encodes MSRAWNLLRNAVDRATIYLPIILTAAVALGTYWLVRNAPKLLEPTVKAAPTHEPDYFMRGFVIKNYLPNGDLRSELHGKEGRHYPDTDTTEVDDVRVRSVSPQGYTTHATANRGLSNSDGSEIQLFGNAIVIRDPVVGPNGKATPRLEFRGDFLHAFLDTERVTSNKPVTLIRGTDQFTADNLDYDNLSGVANLTGRVRGVLIPSAASPGGKPR
- the yidD gene encoding membrane protein insertion efficiency factor YidD: MKRLLIGLVKGYRLLLSPWLGQSCRFEPTCSVYSIEALEVHGALKGSYLTLHRIVRCQPWCQGGHDPVPPASQCRTDKSGSLFSSLLSSDKKSSS
- the rpmH gene encoding 50S ribosomal protein L34, which gives rise to MKRTYQASKVRRARTHGFLVRMKTRGGRAVINARRAKGRKRLAV
- a CDS encoding KpsF/GutQ family sugar-phosphate isomerase, which codes for MSSAPLPPVVDADAILARARATFDIESDAVLGLKSRVGPSFVEAVRKVLEVRGRVVVMGMGKSGHVGRKIAATLASTGTPAMFVHPAEASHGDLGMIKSVDLVLAISNSGEVDELTVILPVVKRQGVPLIAMTGRLDSTLARHADIVIDAGVAKEACPLNLAPTASTTAQMAMGDALAVALLDARGFGSEDFARSHPGGALGRKLLTHVSDVMRSGDDVPRVAPTATLSELMREMSSKGLGATAVVDADGRAIGIFTDGDLRRQVETGGDLRGLTAADVMHPGPRTLRADALAVEAAELMEEHRITSVLIVDPAGLLIGALSINDLMRAKVI
- a CDS encoding KdsC family phosphatase, coding for MPLDFQAETLLAAQDVRVAFFDIDGVLTDGGVYFTEHGETLKRFSILDGYGLKLLRLAGITPAVITGRDSKPLRVRLEALGIQHVRYGTEDKLPAAEAMLEQLGFGWHQAAAIGDDWPDLPVLARVGFAAAPANAHVEVRDAVNYVTRARGGEGAAREFCDVLLTACGQYRRLLDAARGPTQ
- a CDS encoding ribonuclease P protein component, whose protein sequence is MQRLKTRAQFQAVLAGATVARTAHFALHRCALDSTSSAQPLFASDDVWLGAMVPKRWARRAVTRNAIKRQIYTVSAAPDVGLPRAAHVVRLRAAFDRKEFVSASSDKLKAAVRAELQQLLARAARGPASSS
- the yidC gene encoding membrane protein insertase YidC, yielding MNDIRRTILWVIFGFSLVLLWDQWQVFNGNKPTFLPSTKPAAVASAPAGSTPAASNGVPSASTAGGSAAAVPTQAAPAAPRERVNVTTDLFKAVIDSEGATVNYLELLKFDEADRTKHVVLFENDSPATRYVAQTGLLSQTGEAFPNHLTPMTPKAGPREMAEGQNTLEVSFESAPSGGLKYVKTYVFKRGEYTVGVRHEVVNVSDQPRDAQLYMQLLRHGTVAAGTMFGTNTFTGPAAYTNEKKFHKLDFKDIAKGKVEPPPPANDGWIAMVQHYFVSAWLLKGDPASEQLRREFRVKDLGDNLFTVAMVATLPKIAPGQTLVVNSALFAGPEEEKKLEAIAPGLDLVKDYGIFAIISKPLYWLLNQLHGILGNWGWAIVALVVLLKAAFYWLNAKAYASMAKMKAINPKIMEMRERLKDKPQEMQQEMMRIYKTEKVNPMGGCFPILIQIPVFIALYWVLLSSVEMRHAPWIGWITDLSAPDPWYILPIVMTLTSLFQTWLNPTPPDPMQAKLMWIMPLAFSVMFIFFPAGLVLYWITNNVLSIAQQWFINKRLGVLGK